Sequence from the Neptunomonas japonica JAMM 1380 genome:
GTCAATATGAGTAGCTTTCAGTGTGGTGAATTCACGCGTTAGTTGTTGTTTTTTTGGTTTTAAAAGAAAGCTAACGAGTGTTTTATACTTTCGTTTTAAGTGTTTGTTTGAAGCAAGTGTTTGTCTGGGTTGTTTGAAATTATAGCTTAATAAATTGCTTGTCAGTAAATTTTACATCTTAAGTTTTTTAGATAGTTATTTATTTTCAATGCTTTGAATACTATGGCGATAATTTTTTTGGTTTGATCTGTGCATGAGTTTATTTGTCTTCCGTTTTAATTCCTTTGAGAGGGAGTAAAATTATGAAATGGAACAAATATTTGAACATGACCGTGTTGGCATCTGGTTTTTTGTTGTCATCAATGCCAGTTCAGGCAAATGTTTTAACGTATGATACTTGGACTACCAACTCTGGTGGTTCTCCTAATTACATCTTTACTATAGATGATTCAACTGCCGGCAAATTCAACTATAATTTAACAATTGATCCTTGGAATGCAGAAGCATTGGGCTTGTTTGTTGATTTTGGTAATCAGGATGTGGGTAACGCAGCAGCTGTAGGGCTTGTCGATACGACTACAATTGTTCCTGGCGGCTCGGGAGTTAGCTTGTTTGCTACTGATACCTCTTCGAATAATTGTGGAGGCGGCTGTACTCTTAGCGGTTTGAATCCATCATTAATTGCCCCGGATGGTGAATGGGAATTGGTATTTCGTTTGGGTGATCAGGGGTATCAAGGTCAGCAAACCTTTAGTTGGGTGACTAATAGCTTTGGTCTAGGTTTATCTGACTTTGGTTTGGTAGGTATTCGTTCGCAGGTTTTCTGTAGTGGTACTGATTTACTTCCTGATGATCAAAGTAGTTGCGGGGGGAGTGATAAATCGTATAGTTCTACACCCAATACTCCGCCTAATAACAGCGTGCCAGAACCGTCAACGCTATTGTTATTTTGCTTCGGTCTTGCAGGGTTGCTCTATTCTCGCCGTCAAGTGTTGAAAGTATAGAGAGTTAAGCGTTTATCAACTCTCCATATTGGCAATTGCTGTTAATTAAGGTGAGTTGCGACGCATTTCTCTATCAAAGTGAAACTTGCGTGAAGTAACGTGCTCTTCCATGGCACGTATTCGCTTGTCTACTTTGGTCATTCTTGCGCGTATTTCTTCAATGCGGTTTGATGCTGATGCGCCGTAGTCAAACATCTTCTGCTTTAAATTGGGCTTTTTCTCGCTGTAGGCATGTGAAGTAAAGCTGCCTTCGTATGTGTTTCCTTTTTGTGTCTTGCTTTCATAAGGCCTGCTTGATAGCAAGAAAACAGCGGCTATATAAACCAATACCGCGAAAGCGCCGGTGAACATAAATAATAAAATAGTGCATATTCTGACCCCTGTAGCTGACCACTGCATATTTTCTGCAATGCCGCCGCACACGCCTGCAATCCAGCGCTTATCGGTGCTGCGGTATAAGTCGATGTCATAACCTCGGTATTTAGCTGTGAACATACAGCCTCCTTAATCTACTGAATGACGAGTTTGCCAATCAGGCTGCTCTGCGTCGAGAATGGTTTCAAGGGTTTCTAGTCTGCTTTCAAGGCGCTCTACTTCCCCCATGGCTGCTTCCAGTGTTTGTTTATCTTCAGCCGAAAGCCCTTTGGAAGAGCGCCATCTGCTGACATAGTGCAATACTAGCCAGAGAGGAAGCACCATTCCCAGAAAGATAACTGTCGGTACGAAAAAGAACACGAAGCTAGACATTATTAATCACCAGATTTGTTTTTGTTCATCTGAGCTTTAAGCTTTGCCATTGCTTGGTCAACTTTTTCGTTGCGTTCGAGATCTTCAATCTCGTTAGCAAGGTCCTTAGTGCCTAGGTCATAGCTTTCTACTTCAGCTTCCATATCATCCATCTTACGCTCATAACGTTCAAACTTATCAAACGCTTCATTTAGTTTGTCACGGCTAAAGCGGCGTTTAATCTCCAATCGAGAGCGCGTAGTTTGCTCTCTGGCCAGTAGCGATTTTTGTTTAGCTTTAGCATCATCAAGTTTGTGTTGTAGTTGAGATATTTCACTATTTAAGTCATTTAGGTGTTCTTCAATAGCATCAAGCTCTTGGTGTGCTATTTCCAGTGTTTCTGCAGCGGCCGCTTGTTCAGTTAGTGCTGCACGCGCAAGGTCTTCGCGTTTTTTGTTGAGAGCTAGTGCTGCTTTGCTTTCCCACTCGTCAGCATCTTTTTGTAGAGCAATGGCTCTACGCTCCAGCATTTTCTTGTCAGCAATGACTTTGGCAGATGTCGTGCGGACTTCAATTAATGTTTCTTCCATTTCTTGAATCATCAAGCGAATCATCTTTTCCGGGTCTTCAGCGCGATCCAGTAGTGAATTGATGTTGGCGTTAATAATGTCCTGAAAGCGAGAAAAAATACCCATTACGGTTCTCCTGAGTTGTACGTTATGCGCTTACTCGTTGTTTAATGAGTGTGCGTACTTACTGGTAGTTATAGCGATTTTTGTGCCAATTAAGTAACTAATTGATTTTAATTGGTTTTATTGGGTGGTGTTGATTCGGCATGGTTTAACAGTGATTTTTTTAACTAAAAAATAGTTTTTTTAGCTAATATATAGTCTATGAGACTATCAAATAAAAAAACAATGTTAGGTGAATCCCCTTTAATGTTGGACCTATCTGACCAAATTTCCCGAATAGCACCACTCAATAAGCCGGTGCTGGTATTGGGGGAGAGGGGGACAGGTAAGGAGCTGGTTGCAGAGCGTGTTCACTTTCTATCGAAGCGTTGGGATCAAAGCTTCCTTAAAATTAGTTGTGCTTCGATGAATGATAATTTGCTGGATTCTGATCTTTTTGGACATGAAGTAGGGGCTTTTACCGGCGCTACAAAACGCCATTTAGGGCGCTTTGAAAGAGCAGAAGGCGGCACTCTTTTTCTTGATGAGGTGGCGACATGTTCAACACAGGTACAAGAAAAGCTGTTGAGAATTGTTGAGTACGGAGAGTATGAGCGCCTGGGTGGGCAACATACTTTGCAAGCAGACGTTCGTCTGGTTGCAGCAACGAATGATGATTTGCAAAAAATGTCTGAAAAGAAAGAGTTTCGAGCGGACTTATTAGATCGGTTAGCGTTTGATGTTATTCATATTCCTCCTCTTAGGTATCGTCAGGAAGATGTTTTGATTCTTGCTGAGAGTTTTGCTCTAAGTATGTGTTTTGAGCTTGAGCGACAGTACTTTTCGGGCTTTACCGAGAGTGCCAAAAGTCAGATGTTGGAATATGACTGGCCTGGCAACGTGAGGGAGTTGCGTAATGCTGTTGAGCGAACGGTTTACAGGCAAGAATCTGCTGACGAACCAATAAATACGTTAGTTTTAGATCCTTTCAAAGCGAGCTGGCTGCAAGCGAAGGAAAGCCCTCTCGTTGTGGGAGCGCCTCCTGTTGCAGATATTGATGAGGGTGGTCTGTCAGATCAGGTTGAAGCGCTTGAGCAGCAGCTCTTGTTAGATGCGCTTACAGCTACGCGTTTTAATCAAAAGCAAGCAGCTGAAAAATTGAATTTGACTTATCATCAGTTAAGATCGCAATTACGAAAACACAAAATGATTCCTTTAAAAAGCTTTCTTGAGCGTCATCACTCAGGTACTACGGTGAGTAAAAAGTAGGTTTTATGGGTGATTTAAAATATAAATAACATAAGTTTTGTGCTGGCTTAAAATCAATATTGGATATTGATAATTAATCGATATGTCGTAATTGAATTTTGATGTATTTATTATATATCAATATTAAATTTTGATTTATACTATTTTTTCAATATTAGATATTGATTTTTATTTATATCCACGTAAGAGTTTTATTAAAGATAGATAATATGGGAAGCGGCAATATTTTGCATAGCACTAAAGGCTATCTGGTTGAAAAATAGAGAAATATCTAAAGAAAGGAAAATAACTGCCGAATAAGTATTGGTATATATTGGTGATTTTTTGTACATTATTAATTATTATCCAGTAATAGCAGTCGTTACTGGATTTAAAAGATTATTGGCTTATAATTTGCTTATTAGAATTAAGCGCTTTAATAAGCAGTACAAAACATTGATAGAATTTTAGATATTTTATTAATTAATGGTTAATTAAATGAATACTGATCACAACATGATCGTCGCACTGGATATCGGCACCTCTAAAGTGGTGTGCTTGGTAGCCGAGGTAATGCCCGATGGCCATATTGAGGTTGTCGGTATCGGCTCGCACCCATCGCGGGGACTAAAGCGCGGTGTTGTGATTAATATCGAATCAACGGTGGGTTCTATTCAGCGTGCCGTAGAAGAAGCAGAATTGATGGCCGGTTGTAAAATACACTCGGTAACCGTCGGTATTGCCGGTAGTCATATCAGTAGCTTGAACTCGCATGGGATTGTTGCTGTACGTGATCGCGAAGTCATGGATCATGATCTGGAGCGTGTCATTGATGCAGCCAGTGCTGTAGCGATTCCGGCGGATCAGAAAATTCTGCATATTCTACCGCAGGAATACCTGATCGATAACCAAGAGGGCATTAAAGAGCCCTTGGGTATGTCGGGTGTACGCTTAGAAGCCAAAGTACATTTGGTCACCGGTGCCATTAATGCCATCCAGAATATCGAAAAATGTGTTCGTCGTTGTGGCTTAGAAGTTGATGGCGTTGTACTCGAACAATTAGCGTCTAGCTATGCCGTACTGACCGAAGATGAAAAAGATCTCGGTGTTTGCATGGTGGATATCGGCGGCGGCACTACGGATATTGCTATTTTCACCGGTGGCTCTATTCGCCACACCGGTGTTATTCCTATCGCAGGTGACCAAGTCACCAATGATATTGCCATGGCGCTGCGCACACCGACTCAGCATGCCGAGCAGCTGAAGATGAAATATGCCTGTGCCTTGGCACAGCTCGCCAGCATAGATGAAACCATTAAAGTACCGAGTGTCGGCGATCGTCCTCCGCGTGACTTATCACGTCAAGCACTGGCGGAAGTGGTTGAGCCGCGCTATGACGAACTGATCTCACTTGTGCAAGCAGAGCTGCGCCGCAGTGGTTTTGAAGACCTTGTAGCAGCAGGCATCGTTTTGACCGGTGGTACGGCGAAGATGGAGGGCGTTGTTGAGCTTGCTGAAGAGATCTTCCATATGCCAGTGCGCTTGGCAATGCCACACGGTGTACGTGGTATGGATGATATTTTACAAAACCCTATTTTTGCGACCGGCATTGGCCTGTTGCACTACGCGAGCCAAGGCGGCCAGGTAGGAAGCGCATCGTCGGCACGCATGCCTTCTAAGGCTGAGGGGCTAGCGGGTGAAAAACGAGATAATACACAAGAGATGATGCAACCAGTGAAACAAGGCCCCAGTTTACTAATACGGGCTAAAGACTGGTTGAAAGGGAATTTTTAGCCTCTGCTGTTCTTTATATAAAAATGAGAAAGCAGAGATAATTAACGAATTTAAGAATATAAAAAGCGCTGACTAGCTGCTCTTTGGCTGTCATGAAGCGCAAACCTGAAGGAGTTGGATCATGTTTGAACTGGTTGATAGCCTACCGGAAAACGCTGTCATTAAAGTGATTGGCGTAGGCGGCGGCGGCGGAAATGCTGTCCAGCATATGGTAAGCACAGATGTTGAAGGTGTTGAGTTCATTTGTGCAAATACAGACTCGCAAGCTTTACAGAATATGCTGTCACGTGCAGTTATTCAAATTGGTGGTGAGCTAACAAAAGGTTTAGGTGCAGGAGCAGACCCGGAAGTAGGGCGTCAGGCGGCTATTGAGGACCGTGAACGCATTGCTGAGATGATCTCTGGTGCTGATATGGTCTTTATCACAGCGGGCATGGGTGGTGGTACTGGGACCGGTGCGGCACCTATTGTTGCTGAAGTAGCAAAAGACCTAGGTATTCTAACGGTGGCTGTCGTAACCAAGCCATTCCCGTTTGAAGGCCGCAAGCGAATGAAAATCGCTGATGAAGGTATTAAGCAATTAAAAGAGAATGTTGATTCATTAATCATCATTCCAAATGAAAAACTAATGCAAGTATTAGGGCGCAACTGTAGTCTGATCAATGCATTTAACACAGCCAATGATGTACTTCGCGGTGCCGTGCAGGGAATTGCTGATCTGATTACCCGTCCTGGTATGATCAACGTCGATTTTGCAGATGTACGTACAGTCATGTCTGAAATGGGCATGGCAATGATGGGTACGGGTGCTGCTAAAGGCGACGATCGTGCCACCGTTGCGACTGAAGCGGCAATTAACAGCCCACTACTAGAAGACGTAGACCTTAAAGGTGCTCGTGGTATTTTGGTAAATATTACAGCAGGCTTGGATTTGAGTCTGGGTGAGTTTTCTGAAGTGGGTAATATTGTTGAAGAATATGCGTCTGATAACGCAACCATTGTTGTGGGGACAGTTATTGATGCGGAATTAACTGACGAGCTACGAGTGACGGTTGTCGCAACGGGTTTAGGGCAGGTACAGACTGAAGAGCTAAAGGTAGTTAATGGCGGCACAACAACGCGTGTGGTGTCCTCTGCTGCTGATTTTAATCAGCTTGAGTTACCAACAGTGTTGCGTAATCGCCAGCGTGCGGGTGCTCCTGCATCAGAGCAAGAAAACGAAATGATGCATGCGCCTATGAAGAAAACAGGTACAGATGATATGGACTTCCTGGATATTCCGGCTTTCTTACGCCGCCAGGCTGATTAGTATTATCTAGAAATATCTTTCAGGTTTATTTGGCCACTCTTTGGGTGGCTTTTTTTTGTTCTTTTTTTAGATTTATTGCTTGGCGTTCTCTATTTACGGGCCTTAATGCATAGGTGAAAAGTAAAGCGATTCTGGTGCTAAGCATTGGCTACTACTGCACGCTTGAAAACGAAAATGCAAAGGTGCTTTAAGCTTGTCTGGCTCGCTTACTGGTTGAATATCAAATTGTAATCTTCGGCTATATACACTGATCGGCAGCGGCATAAATGCTACCGCTAAAGGCGAGCTTTCTGGGTAGTGTGCTTTTGCTATCCAGTCTGCACTAAGCGAGGTGGAAATTAATCGCTTATCCTCAATGCTATGGGCGTTGATATGCCACCCCGGTGCTAGCTCTACTATTAGCTGTAGTCCTTTGCTGCTGCTTAGTAGTTCTGCTTTTAAGGCGCCTTGAGCCGCAAACTGTCTATGCTTAAGGTTTCCTTGTGTAGCTTGGTTGTGCATGGCTAATAGATAGCTGTACTGCATAGGGCTCTGTTGGATAGCTGCCGCTTCAGAAGCAAATACCTGTTCAGATATCGTTTGGTAAAGAGGTAGAGAGCCCCTTTTGCTGAGCTGTGTTAATAACTCATAAGTGATGGCGGTTGCGGATATAGTTGCATTATCTTGGGAGCTTTTAATTCGAAAAGGTAAAAGAGAGCTTTTGGCTGACAGGTAAAGCTGTGCTTCTTCTTCGCTCCAAAACCTGTTGAGCAATTCATTCGTTAGCTGCTTGCTTCGCTGTAACCATAGTGGGTTATTACTGATGTTATAGAGTGTCAGGTAAGCGTGGGCAAGGTGTGCGTAATCTTCTAGTGTGCCCTCTGGCCCAGAGCTTCCTTCTCTTGAGCTGCGAAGTAGTGTTCCCTTGCTCATGTGGTGATCCCACAACCAATGGGCGGCTGTGCTGGCCGCTTGAGTGTATTTGGGTTTTTCTAGCAGATCCCCAGCCTCTGCCAATGAGCGTATAAGCATGCCATTCCATGCAGTAATGATTTTATCATCCAGGTGAGGTGCGGTGCGTTTTAGTCGTTGCTTAAGGAGCTGCTTTTGAACGTGCTCTAGTTGATCAAAAAATATAAAAGCATTCAATTGCTGATTAATAGCAAAGTCTGGAAGTGATTGAGGTAGATAAAGAATATTACTCCCATCAAAGTTGCTGCCTTCATTCAAGCCAAAGAGCTCAATGGCAAGATCGAACTGCTCTTTATCGGGCAAAGCTTCACGCAGCTGTTCAGCATTCCAAAGAAAGTAACGTCCTTCTCCTCCATCACTATCTGCATCGGTTGCGGAGTAAAAAGGGCCGCTTGGGTGGCGAAGTTCTCTGAGGACGTAATTTAATGTTTGTTCTGTTGTTCTTTTGTAAAGCGGGTTACCTGTTATTTGCCATGCATAAAGATAAACTCTGGCTAATTGTGCCTGGCTATAGAGCATTTTTTCAAAATGAGGGAGTCGCCATTCAGGATCGGTCGCGTAGCGGTGAAAGCCTCCACCTACTTGGTCGTATATGCCGCCTTGCTGCATGCTATCAAGTGAATGTAATACTGCGTTTAACATGGTGTCATCTTGCTGTCTGAGTGCTTGATCCAGTAGAAGAAATAATACCGGCTCGTTGGGGAATTTAGGCGCAGTACTAAAGCCACCCGAAAACTCATCATATTGCGCTAACCATTGCTCGGCTGCGTCACTTACTACGCTGTTTCCTTGAATAGTGGTGGATGTGTTTTTAGCTGCTTTAATTCTTTGTATCTGGGCAAGTGCATAACGGCTTTCTTCTTCAACAGCCTTGGGGTTATTTTTCCACACATCATTTACTTGATGCAGAAAGCTTAAAAACTGTTCTGGGGGGAGATAGCTTGCTGCATAAAAGGGAGCGCCTTGTGAGGTAATAAAGCCGGTTAATGGCCAGCCTGTGTGCCCGCTTAGTAGTGCCGCTGCTGTCATATAAGTGCTATCAACATCAGGGTGCTGTTCTCGGTCGACTTTAATGCTTATAAAATGTTTATTTAAAAACGCTGCAATTTCTAGATTTTCAAAACTCTCTTTTTCCATGACGTGGCACCAGTGGCAAGTGGAGTAGCCAATGGAAAGAAAGACCGGTTTGTTTTCTATGCGGGCCTTTGATAATGCCTCTTCGGACCAGCTAAACCAGTTAACTGGGTTGTGTGCATGCTGCAAAAGGTAGGGAGAGGACTCAAGCAATAGACGGTTAGTAAACACTGGAGTGCCATCTGGAGTTTTGTGTTCTGTACGTGGCTGGTAACTTTCGTCTTTTTCCTTTAATGCATGTGCTAGCTGCTGTTGTACAGTGTTGGAATACTCAGTATTTAAACTCTGTATTGCTCTTATGCTTTTGCTTTCTGATGCAGCAGTGGTGTTATTCATTAAATATGCGAGTAACAGAATAGAAGTGAAAGCTAGCGCTTTTTTAGTCATCATATTTCATCGTGCTGTCTGCAGTTGGCGTTATGAGTTTGAGTGGTGTTGCCAATAAGGGTTCCCTGTTTTATTAATTAATGGCCTTGGTGGCAGGCCAGCTGTTTAGATGTTGTCGCATAAGTATGGTGTTTCATATACTACTGGCAGCTAGGTATCAGTTACGCGGAATAAATGCTTCGCTAGGAGTGATTAAATGTATGCTAGAGGCTGTGGTTTTGAGAGCTAATAATGAACAGTATGGCGTTTAATTAAATATGACATTACCCCGTGAATTTTATCGACATGGTCCAGATGTTCGGCAAGGGCAGCAAGTGAGCTTTGTTGAAGTCAGGAGACGCTTTGATTTTGCATCTATTCGCATTGGGCGCTGGGTAACTCAATCGGAGCAAGTGCGCGCTGCGGGATTATTTTATGATGCGTTAGTTGATCTCATGAGTATATTGCAATGCCCTGAGCCTTTGATTTCGTTGCGCGGTTCATTGTCGTTGCAATATGGCATAGGCGGGCGTCCAGGTGTTGCCGCTCATTATCAGCCATCAATGCGCTGTTTTTCATTAGCTAAAAATGCAGGCCCGGGCAGTATTGCACATGAGTGGTTTCATGCGTTTGACCACTATCTAGGCAGTACTGCTTTTGACGATGCTTCTTCAGGGATGTTTGCTTCTAAAGCGTGGTTATCAGAAGCAACGCCCGTAGTTCATCCATTGAATGATGACCTATATGCTTGTTTCAGAAGTATAATGTTGGATGAAGATGGCGAGTCCCCCAGTCAGTTGTTCCAAGTATCAGCACGCATCGATAGGGCTATGAGTCAAGTCTACTACAGTCAGCCTGAAGAGCTATGTGCCCGTGCATTTGAAGCTTTTATTCAAGATGCGGTTATTACTAATAACTTTTTAGTATCAGGAACAAAAGCTACAGCCGAAGCACAACAAGGTCTGTATCCGCTGGGAGGGCAGCGTGAGCGAATTAATCTAGCGTTTCAGCATTACTTTAATCGCTTAGGTGCTGCGCTAAATAGGGAGATTAGTCGGGGTATTCGTAAGTCGGCTACGTGAGGATAGATCGAGAGTCAGTATTTTTCAGTGCTGTTTGTAGCTAAGTTGTAATAAATTGAATAGCAAAGAAAATTAAATAAAAATATGAAAATTTAAGGGGGAGTAAATAAATACTGTGATGGGCTGCTATTAGATTTAAAGCATTTTTAGAAAAATGAGTGGCATGTAAGTTGTTGATTTAACAACTCGTTAATGGCGGTCAGGGAGGGATTCGAACCCTCGATACCTTGCGGTATACACACTTTCCAGGCGTGCTCCTTCGGCCACTCGGACACCTGACCGTTATGAGGCGCGAATTCTACCATAAGTCCCTATTAGTGCAAGAGGTTTTCTGATTTTCGAGATTGTATTTACACTTAACACTGTAAGTGTACTTGCCTTTCGTTTAGTGGGTGTTAGGGCCTTGTGTCGGATAGGCTTTAAGTCGGTGTGTGTGGTGGCTGTATTTTAGTGTTAGATTAAAAGTCTATTTCAAGGTATATTTCAAATACATTTTATTGATCTAAGGCATTCTATGAAACGTTCTTTGGTTCTTCAGCCATTAAGTCGAGAGCACCATCAAGCGTTGGTGTTTAGTAAACGGTTGCACGCGCTGGCTGACCTGCCTGAGCAAAACCAGCTTAAAGAGTGGAATGAGTTTAGGCTTATATTAAGTGATGCTCTGTTGTCGCATTTTGATGAAGAAGAGCACTACTTTATGCATGAGTTGGGCGTGAAAGCAGATAACAGTCTTTTAAAAAGAATGATGGAAGATCATCAGGCAATGCGTGCTTATATGAACTCAGGTGAAGTGAGCCAATTACATCAATTTGCTGACTTATTAAAAGCACATGTACGTTTTGAGGAAAGAGAA
This genomic interval carries:
- a CDS encoding PEP-CTERM sorting domain-containing protein; translation: MKWNKYLNMTVLASGFLLSSMPVQANVLTYDTWTTNSGGSPNYIFTIDDSTAGKFNYNLTIDPWNAEALGLFVDFGNQDVGNAAAVGLVDTTTIVPGGSGVSLFATDTSSNNCGGGCTLSGLNPSLIAPDGEWELVFRLGDQGYQGQQTFSWVTNSFGLGLSDFGLVGIRSQVFCSGTDLLPDDQSSCGGSDKSYSSTPNTPPNNSVPEPSTLLLFCFGLAGLLYSRRQVLKV
- a CDS encoding PspC domain-containing protein — its product is MFTAKYRGYDIDLYRSTDKRWIAGVCGGIAENMQWSATGVRICTILLFMFTGAFAVLVYIAAVFLLSSRPYESKTQKGNTYEGSFTSHAYSEKKPNLKQKMFDYGASASNRIEEIRARMTKVDKRIRAMEEHVTSRKFHFDREMRRNSP
- the pspB gene encoding envelope stress response membrane protein PspB; its protein translation is MSSFVFFFVPTVIFLGMVLPLWLVLHYVSRWRSSKGLSAEDKQTLEAAMGEVERLESRLETLETILDAEQPDWQTRHSVD
- the pspA gene encoding phage shock protein PspA yields the protein MGIFSRFQDIINANINSLLDRAEDPEKMIRLMIQEMEETLIEVRTTSAKVIADKKMLERRAIALQKDADEWESKAALALNKKREDLARAALTEQAAAAETLEIAHQELDAIEEHLNDLNSEISQLQHKLDDAKAKQKSLLAREQTTRSRLEIKRRFSRDKLNEAFDKFERYERKMDDMEAEVESYDLGTKDLANEIEDLERNEKVDQAMAKLKAQMNKNKSGD
- the pspF gene encoding phage shock protein operon transcriptional activator produces the protein MLGESPLMLDLSDQISRIAPLNKPVLVLGERGTGKELVAERVHFLSKRWDQSFLKISCASMNDNLLDSDLFGHEVGAFTGATKRHLGRFERAEGGTLFLDEVATCSTQVQEKLLRIVEYGEYERLGGQHTLQADVRLVAATNDDLQKMSEKKEFRADLLDRLAFDVIHIPPLRYRQEDVLILAESFALSMCFELERQYFSGFTESAKSQMLEYDWPGNVRELRNAVERTVYRQESADEPINTLVLDPFKASWLQAKESPLVVGAPPVADIDEGGLSDQVEALEQQLLLDALTATRFNQKQAAEKLNLTYHQLRSQLRKHKMIPLKSFLERHHSGTTVSKK
- the ftsA gene encoding cell division protein FtsA, giving the protein MNTDHNMIVALDIGTSKVVCLVAEVMPDGHIEVVGIGSHPSRGLKRGVVINIESTVGSIQRAVEEAELMAGCKIHSVTVGIAGSHISSLNSHGIVAVRDREVMDHDLERVIDAASAVAIPADQKILHILPQEYLIDNQEGIKEPLGMSGVRLEAKVHLVTGAINAIQNIEKCVRRCGLEVDGVVLEQLASSYAVLTEDEKDLGVCMVDIGGGTTDIAIFTGGSIRHTGVIPIAGDQVTNDIAMALRTPTQHAEQLKMKYACALAQLASIDETIKVPSVGDRPPRDLSRQALAEVVEPRYDELISLVQAELRRSGFEDLVAAGIVLTGGTAKMEGVVELAEEIFHMPVRLAMPHGVRGMDDILQNPIFATGIGLLHYASQGGQVGSASSARMPSKAEGLAGEKRDNTQEMMQPVKQGPSLLIRAKDWLKGNF
- the ftsZ gene encoding cell division protein FtsZ, with the protein product MFELVDSLPENAVIKVIGVGGGGGNAVQHMVSTDVEGVEFICANTDSQALQNMLSRAVIQIGGELTKGLGAGADPEVGRQAAIEDRERIAEMISGADMVFITAGMGGGTGTGAAPIVAEVAKDLGILTVAVVTKPFPFEGRKRMKIADEGIKQLKENVDSLIIIPNEKLMQVLGRNCSLINAFNTANDVLRGAVQGIADLITRPGMINVDFADVRTVMSEMGMAMMGTGAAKGDDRATVATEAAINSPLLEDVDLKGARGILVNITAGLDLSLGEFSEVGNIVEEYASDNATIVVGTVIDAELTDELRVTVVATGLGQVQTEELKVVNGGTTTRVVSSAADFNQLELPTVLRNRQRAGAPASEQENEMMHAPMKKTGTDDMDFLDIPAFLRRQAD
- a CDS encoding thioredoxin domain-containing protein, whose product is MMTKKALAFTSILLLAYLMNNTTAASESKSIRAIQSLNTEYSNTVQQQLAHALKEKDESYQPRTEHKTPDGTPVFTNRLLLESSPYLLQHAHNPVNWFSWSEEALSKARIENKPVFLSIGYSTCHWCHVMEKESFENLEIAAFLNKHFISIKVDREQHPDVDSTYMTAAALLSGHTGWPLTGFITSQGAPFYAASYLPPEQFLSFLHQVNDVWKNNPKAVEEESRYALAQIQRIKAAKNTSTTIQGNSVVSDAAEQWLAQYDEFSGGFSTAPKFPNEPVLFLLLDQALRQQDDTMLNAVLHSLDSMQQGGIYDQVGGGFHRYATDPEWRLPHFEKMLYSQAQLARVYLYAWQITGNPLYKRTTEQTLNYVLRELRHPSGPFYSATDADSDGGEGRYFLWNAEQLREALPDKEQFDLAIELFGLNEGSNFDGSNILYLPQSLPDFAINQQLNAFIFFDQLEHVQKQLLKQRLKRTAPHLDDKIITAWNGMLIRSLAEAGDLLEKPKYTQAASTAAHWLWDHHMSKGTLLRSSREGSSGPEGTLEDYAHLAHAYLTLYNISNNPLWLQRSKQLTNELLNRFWSEEEAQLYLSAKSSLLPFRIKSSQDNATISATAITYELLTQLSKRGSLPLYQTISEQVFASEAAAIQQSPMQYSYLLAMHNQATQGNLKHRQFAAQGALKAELLSSSKGLQLIVELAPGWHINAHSIEDKRLISTSLSADWIAKAHYPESSPLAVAFMPLPISVYSRRLQFDIQPVSEPDKLKAPLHFRFQACSSSQCLAPESLYFSPMH
- a CDS encoding CLCA_X family protein encodes the protein MTLPREFYRHGPDVRQGQQVSFVEVRRRFDFASIRIGRWVTQSEQVRAAGLFYDALVDLMSILQCPEPLISLRGSLSLQYGIGGRPGVAAHYQPSMRCFSLAKNAGPGSIAHEWFHAFDHYLGSTAFDDASSGMFASKAWLSEATPVVHPLNDDLYACFRSIMLDEDGESPSQLFQVSARIDRAMSQVYYSQPEELCARAFEAFIQDAVITNNFLVSGTKATAEAQQGLYPLGGQRERINLAFQHYFNRLGAALNREISRGIRKSAT
- a CDS encoding hemerythrin domain-containing protein, with product MKRSLVLQPLSREHHQALVFSKRLHALADLPEQNQLKEWNEFRLILSDALLSHFDEEEHYFMHELGVKADNSLLKRMMEDHQAMRAYMNSGEVSQLHQFADLLKAHVRFEERELFPWLEKEFSLT